The DNA sequence CTCCCCTGCAAAATTAATCCTAGAGCCCGGAGAAATGAAAATTGTAAGATTTGCCCTGCTAGGGTCAAAAGACAAGGAGAGAATCTATCGCACCACAATCAAACCCGTTCCCTATGGTGAAATTAAAAGTAATCAAAAAATAATGGTTAAAGTTCTTGTTGGATACGAAGTACTAGTGATAGCAAGACCCAAAAATACTGATTCTAACATTCAAGTAAGCATCAAAGAGGGTGTTGCTATTTTCACCAATACGGGCAATACCAATGCTTTATTGTTAAACGCGGTTCAATGCGATTCAAATGACGATAAATGTACTCATTTTCCTGCTAAAAGACTCTATCCCGGCATTACCCATAAGATACCTCTGCCATATAGCGCATCAGTATTAAAATATATTCTTAGTACAGGTAATAAACAGCAACATTTTACACTCGAGACAAACAGTAAATAGGCTCTATTTATTAGTGTCTAAGGAATTATTATCATGTCCAAAAAAAGCGCGTTAGGCTTATTCATTTGCCTGTGCCAATTTATTTCATCCAACGCCATTGCCACAGACAGCATCATTACGGGTACCACAGACCTTTCTACATCCTGGTTATCTGGTGGCTCAATTCAGTTTAATAATTCACTTTGTGTAGGATTAGGTGCTCCAGCGACTACCTATAAAGTGAGAATGACCGGTAGCGGCTCAGGTAATAGTTTCTCACTGCAAAAAAATGCAACTGATACTCTTGAGTACACTATTGAATGGGCATCACAATCCGGACAAACCAGCGGTTTTTCTGCCACTAGTGGTGTTTACATTACAGGTCAACCATCGGGGCAATCAACGGACTGCAGCGCGAAAAATGCCACTCTCATCGTTAAAATATCTGCGGCTCAGCTACAACAAGCCAAGTCAGGAAGCCATACTGGCACCATAACAATTACTGTAGAACCTGAATAACGGCTATTGATGAGGAATGTAAAATTTGTACAGGCTAGGCATTTATTTAGTTAATCTCAGTTTAATCCTCCTTCTAATTAAACCAGTAGAAGCTGCTAACGTACCTCCAGGTTTTGAGTCATTACT is a window from the Psychromonas ingrahamii 37 genome containing:
- a CDS encoding fimbrial biogenesis chaperone, which encodes MVYQIFYKIMPVLCLLFSSYSFANIRISQSIIDFWPEQIARQDISVFNEGSKRIFVEVTPYEIIKPGTENEKRSYEPNPEKRGLLVSPAKLILEPGEMKIVRFALLGSKDKERIYRTTIKPVPYGEIKSNQKIMVKVLVGYEVLVIARPKNTDSNIQVSIKEGVAIFTNTGNTNALLLNAVQCDSNDDKCTHFPAKRLYPGITHKIPLPYSASVLKYILSTGNKQQHFTLETNSK